The uncultured Ilyobacter sp. genome has a segment encoding these proteins:
- the atpC gene encoding ATP synthase F1 subunit epsilon, whose protein sequence is MATFKLEVITPTKKILEKEVEMIILRTTEGDMGVLANHAPFVAEIAIGEMKIKSSDEEVAYFVSGGFINITRDQTTILADEAIDVREIDVARAKKDAEVAQAKLTKLKEDRDIASTQKALQDALTKVRIAEQYR, encoded by the coding sequence ATGGCTACCTTTAAGTTAGAAGTGATTACTCCCACTAAAAAGATTCTTGAAAAAGAAGTTGAAATGATTATTTTAAGGACTACAGAAGGGGATATGGGAGTTTTGGCAAACCATGCTCCTTTCGTGGCAGAAATAGCTATCGGAGAGATGAAAATAAAATCTTCGGATGAAGAAGTAGCATACTTTGTATCTGGAGGTTTCATAAACATAACGAGAGATCAAACCACAATTCTTGCTGATGAGGCTATAGACGTAAGAGAGATAGATGTGGCAAGAGCAAAAAAAGATGCCGAGGTTGCTCAGGCTAAGCTGACGAAGCTAAAAGAGGATAGAGATATTGCTTCTACTCAAAAAGCGCTTCAAGATGCCCTCACTAAAGTAAGAATAGCTGAACAATATCGTTGA
- a CDS encoding DUF748 domain-containing protein: MKQNKKIIITGVVLASMLFFFLVKFPVYIKNTAIKKLEETLGRKINSGKFKYNHLTATIYLEDFQIMEADEKQVFLSFDSFNINVDPTRFITKTLYFKEISLINPTFRFEVSETGKNFDDILKRISSNKSKDSKESGTFFKKIAVGNILVDRYTLYYTDRTIKGDSIVRFKSPKFQYADNILNFSSGLELSKKDSIALSLEADTSTGDFKGVFNAENITLDENPFIIKKIKGYDSLVGNIKAEIPFNGNFKNKIYVLRGKVHSENFNIKNETQSISFKSGDINLKEVTFPKTYINIENITLDNLVADYKKPSEKEEKDSEKPFEIPDFKIGELNISDSSLLTSGNSVTKINLKGKNLTNEKDSQSDIDLSFDLDEKTSVSTSSRARFKETLKTPKDLLQLISSEGKLKASGADLATLKNMENLPYKINTGDFSIGGDYTFSYPDLSALADISLKGIEASDNKGSILSLDQLKMSNKVAYHMADKKFKISGPGDLKNMVFKSSDGNTIFKGDLSLLSKEISKESIIFDFINLKNARVDLSAPKKEVEDKEIPEKEKKKIPLLSLSKLDIQNSEVILKDFSMAGINGSLKNLSTKKGGSEVSITGKLNGKTPVNIGGSLLLDKDLEFAEEMKDIGYRGKVNVASLSIEELRPFLKEIPYTVDGVAKLDADLSYSKGSISSQTALSVDELTLYSKESTDEFSTKKIISSFFIQIKDKKYNITKGKFNLDEFRGVFGKDKYLSFSGNNINLILNRLSKYEFSADELTVSKPLVIINKKTETDDKTKKAEKEKIKINIKKLNILEGDLNLLTKNSTYPVQKILLKSNNFSTSKNEKTDITLDSIVKTGGTLSAKGSYSLREDWKFSPKTMDIDAEFTLNNLDLTPYKNILELYFPNKLNSGKTDWKATYKIEKGKLDGMNDITFKNISLGQSTGNNTSIPLKTAVGILSDKSGNFNLRIPISGDFNNPQFKLKDIFIQSLKSILIKTVTSPLDIITKTIESKEISKINFIFLSDSLALTEIQKLEKISQMLKESDGLKVKFILYTDFFRETELLRLKSIKDIIFMSSKDSKNLESQVNDLMNSRKEKIITYFREKSLDNRISVEVSTEKRVYPQADVIFISP; this comes from the coding sequence ATGAAGCAAAACAAAAAAATAATTATTACCGGTGTGGTGTTGGCATCCATGCTTTTCTTTTTTCTTGTAAAATTCCCGGTTTACATTAAAAATACCGCTATCAAAAAACTAGAAGAGACTCTGGGGCGAAAAATAAATTCAGGGAAATTCAAATACAACCATCTCACCGCTACTATATATTTGGAAGATTTTCAAATTATGGAGGCCGACGAAAAACAGGTCTTCCTCTCTTTTGATTCCTTCAACATAAATGTAGATCCCACAAGGTTCATTACAAAGACCCTGTATTTCAAAGAGATATCTCTTATAAACCCAACTTTTAGATTTGAGGTCTCTGAGACAGGTAAAAATTTCGATGATATATTAAAAAGAATAAGCTCAAATAAAAGTAAAGACTCAAAAGAAAGCGGTACGTTTTTTAAAAAAATAGCAGTGGGTAATATCCTTGTAGACAGATACACCCTCTATTATACCGACAGGACAATAAAAGGCGACAGCATTGTGAGATTCAAATCTCCAAAATTTCAATATGCCGACAACATTCTAAATTTTTCATCTGGTTTGGAACTTTCAAAAAAAGATTCTATCGCCCTTTCCTTGGAGGCGGATACTTCCACAGGAGATTTCAAGGGTGTTTTTAACGCTGAAAATATTACCCTAGATGAAAATCCTTTTATTATAAAGAAAATAAAGGGATATGATTCTCTGGTGGGAAACATAAAGGCGGAGATTCCATTCAACGGGAATTTTAAAAATAAAATTTATGTTCTAAGAGGTAAGGTCCATTCAGAAAACTTTAACATCAAAAATGAAACTCAGAGCATCTCTTTCAAATCAGGAGATATCAATCTAAAAGAGGTTACTTTTCCGAAAACCTATATCAATATCGAGAATATAACTCTGGATAATCTGGTGGCAGACTACAAAAAACCTTCGGAAAAGGAAGAAAAAGATTCTGAGAAACCATTTGAAATCCCTGATTTTAAAATCGGAGAACTCAATATTTCAGATTCATCTCTTTTGACCTCTGGCAATTCGGTGACAAAGATCAACCTCAAGGGAAAAAACCTTACAAATGAAAAAGATAGCCAATCAGATATAGACCTATCCTTTGATCTAGATGAAAAAACATCGGTCTCTACAAGTTCTCGTGCAAGATTCAAAGAAACCTTAAAAACCCCAAAAGACCTGCTTCAGCTCATATCTTCTGAAGGAAAATTAAAAGCCAGTGGAGCTGACCTTGCAACTCTTAAAAACATGGAAAATCTCCCCTACAAAATAAATACCGGAGATTTTTCCATAGGAGGGGACTACACCTTTAGTTATCCCGACCTCTCTGCTCTTGCAGACATATCATTGAAAGGTATAGAGGCTTCCGATAACAAGGGTTCTATTTTGTCCCTGGACCAGCTAAAAATGTCAAATAAAGTCGCCTATCATATGGCAGATAAAAAATTTAAAATCTCAGGTCCTGGAGATCTAAAAAATATGGTTTTCAAATCAAGTGATGGAAATACCATTTTCAAGGGAGACCTTTCACTTCTTTCAAAGGAGATCTCAAAGGAATCTATAATTTTCGATTTTATAAATCTTAAAAATGCAAGGGTCGATCTGAGTGCTCCTAAAAAAGAGGTAGAAGACAAAGAAATCCCAGAAAAAGAAAAGAAAAAAATACCTTTGCTCTCCCTTTCAAAGCTTGATATACAAAATTCAGAGGTTATTCTAAAGGATTTTTCAATGGCCGGAATCAACGGTTCGCTTAAAAATTTATCTACAAAAAAAGGCGGATCAGAAGTAAGTATAACTGGAAAATTAAACGGAAAAACTCCTGTGAATATAGGGGGAAGCCTTCTTCTAGATAAGGATTTGGAATTCGCTGAAGAGATGAAGGATATAGGGTATAGGGGGAAGGTGAATGTAGCTTCACTCAGTATAGAGGAGCTCAGGCCATTCTTAAAAGAGATCCCCTACACGGTGGATGGTGTTGCAAAATTGGATGCAGACCTCTCATACAGTAAGGGGAGTATATCTTCCCAGACTGCCCTGTCTGTAGATGAGCTGACTCTTTATAGTAAAGAATCTACAGATGAATTTTCAACAAAAAAAATTATCTCATCTTTTTTTATTCAGATCAAAGATAAAAAATACAACATTACAAAAGGTAAGTTTAATCTAGATGAATTCAGAGGAGTCTTTGGTAAAGATAAATACTTATCTTTTTCAGGAAATAATATCAACTTAATTTTAAATAGGTTAAGCAAATATGAATTCAGTGCTGATGAGCTTACAGTTTCAAAACCCCTTGTGATTATCAATAAAAAAACAGAAACTGATGATAAAACTAAAAAAGCTGAAAAAGAAAAAATAAAAATCAATATAAAAAAATTAAATATCTTAGAGGGAGACCTCAATCTTTTGACAAAGAACAGCACTTACCCTGTACAGAAAATATTGCTGAAATCAAATAATTTTTCTACCTCAAAAAATGAAAAAACAGATATAACATTAGATTCCATTGTCAAAACCGGAGGAACACTTTCTGCAAAAGGTTCATACTCTCTGAGAGAAGACTGGAAATTCTCTCCAAAAACAATGGACATCGATGCGGAATTTACTCTAAATAATTTGGATCTCACACCTTACAAAAATATTTTAGAACTATATTTTCCAAACAAATTAAACTCTGGAAAAACAGACTGGAAAGCAACCTACAAAATAGAAAAAGGTAAACTTGACGGAATGAATGATATAACCTTCAAAAATATATCCCTAGGACAATCCACAGGAAATAATACATCAATTCCCTTAAAAACCGCTGTGGGAATACTTTCAGACAAGAGCGGAAACTTTAATTTGAGGATACCTATTTCAGGAGATTTCAATAATCCACAATTTAAGCTTAAAGATATTTTTATCCAGAGTTTAAAGAGTATATTGATAAAGACAGTTACATCTCCACTAGATATTATTACAAAAACAATTGAGTCCAAAGAGATATCAAAGATAAACTTTATCTTTCTTTCAGACAGCCTCGCTTTGACTGAGATTCAGAAATTGGAAAAAATATCCCAGATGCTAAAAGAGAGTGATGGATTAAAAGTCAAATTTATCCTCTATACGGACTTCTTCAGAGAAACTGAACTTCTGAGACTAAAGAGCATAAAAGATATTATATTTATGTCCTCAAAAGATTCAAAAAATTTAGAATCCCAAGTCAATGACCTCATGAACTCCAGAAAAGAAAAAATCATAACTTATTTCAGAGAAAAATCTCTAGACAACAGAATTTCAGTAGAGGTTTCCACTGAAAAGAGGGTTTATCCACAAGCTGACGTAATCTTTATATCACCATAG
- a CDS encoding ABC transporter substrate-binding protein has protein sequence MKKGVIVLIVILSGLFLRNEIENKNRINIGVVSTLSGEGSSIGIAMLNGIVMAAEEFNRDKKFYEKKVSLIIRDDKNDALEAKKAATELIDAGVVAILGPALSEAGIAVSEVGNERKKLVVSPTVGTTKLSGKDDYFIRISPPVDKNAISLADISKDYFNMKKILLIYNRKNSAYTESFRDSYIEAFTGETKGENNVYIKTTSDRIKSYFPAIKDEIDGVVIIANPIDTAEITQNIKKIKGEMQILVSGWALHQNFITYGGKYAEGVYIAYYYDDYFDKDIIYLDERFKDFKIRYTERYNEKSDAFSLYGYESFNILVHSIKRSGSRNSDKLKEEVLSPESEEYFLQPGKFDKYGDGERGVFIFQVKDKKFQKVESNQNFRKE, from the coding sequence GTGAAAAAAGGAGTTATTGTTTTAATTGTGATTCTGTCAGGACTATTTTTGAGGAATGAGATAGAAAATAAAAACAGAATAAATATAGGGGTTGTTAGCACGTTGTCTGGAGAGGGATCCAGCATTGGGATAGCCATGTTAAATGGAATAGTTATGGCGGCAGAGGAGTTTAACAGAGATAAAAAGTTTTATGAAAAAAAAGTAAGCCTTATAATAAGGGATGATAAAAATGATGCTCTGGAAGCTAAAAAAGCTGCGACAGAACTTATAGATGCAGGAGTGGTGGCTATACTGGGGCCTGCCTTATCTGAGGCCGGGATAGCCGTAAGTGAAGTGGGGAATGAGAGAAAGAAATTGGTAGTAAGCCCTACAGTGGGGACTACAAAACTTTCGGGGAAAGATGATTATTTTATAAGGATAAGTCCACCTGTAGATAAAAATGCGATATCTTTGGCGGATATTTCAAAAGATTATTTTAATATGAAAAAAATTCTGCTTATTTACAACAGGAAAAATTCAGCCTATACAGAGTCTTTTAGGGATAGTTATATAGAAGCCTTCACGGGAGAGACAAAAGGCGAAAATAATGTTTATATAAAAACAACATCTGATAGGATAAAGTCCTATTTTCCAGCTATAAAGGATGAGATAGACGGAGTTGTTATAATAGCAAATCCTATAGATACGGCAGAGATAACACAAAATATAAAGAAAATCAAAGGAGAGATGCAGATACTGGTTTCAGGCTGGGCACTGCATCAGAATTTTATAACCTACGGCGGGAAGTATGCAGAGGGGGTGTATATTGCATATTATTATGATGATTATTTTGATAAGGATATCATTTATCTAGATGAAAGATTCAAGGATTTTAAAATTAGATATACGGAGAGGTATAATGAAAAATCGGATGCTTTTTCCCTTTATGGGTATGAGAGTTTTAATATCCTTGTTCATTCAATAAAAAGGAGTGGCAGCAGAAACAGCGACAAGTTGAAAGAAGAGGTATTATCTCCAGAATCAGAAGAATATTTCTTACAGCCTGGAAAATTTGACAAATACGGAGATGGTGAAAGAGGAGTCTTTATATTTCAGGTAAAAGATAAAAAATTTCAAAAGGTGGAGTCAAATCAGAATTTTAGAAAAGAATAG